Proteins from a genomic interval of Deltaproteobacteria bacterium:
- a CDS encoding beta-ketoacyl-[acyl-carrier-protein] synthase family protein has translation MRRVVITGLGCITPCGIGVEETWDAVVRGRSGTKPITSFDASGCHSRVAGEIPDFRADDFLARREVQAFSRCLHFGFAAARMAWEDARATDALDRDRVGVCMGSAVGAISRNITDGLTFDERGIERVHPMCPLQYPGSLPAEVAIALGLRGPTYAISTACTAGADAAGLALGLIASGMLDAAIVGGSDAPIFPLLFHSFDRLQVVSRLNDPPERASRPFSRDRCGFVLSEGAGAVVLEAEEVARERGARVYAELAGFGASSDAHHHLHPAPDGRQGARAIEQALRYAGVGADEIDYVNAHGTGTVKNDVVETSILKQALGEHAYRLPVSSSKSMLGHMIGAAAAVELIISTLSIHAAIVPPTINVVEPDPECDLDYVTDGARALAPRVVLSPSFGFGSRNAALVVRRYETGGHRRGQPES, from the coding sequence TTGCGGCGAGTGGTCATTACCGGCCTCGGTTGCATCACCCCTTGTGGCATCGGCGTCGAAGAGACCTGGGATGCGGTCGTTCGCGGGCGTTCGGGCACCAAACCGATCACCTCGTTCGACGCGAGCGGGTGTCACAGCCGGGTCGCCGGAGAGATTCCCGATTTCCGCGCGGATGATTTTCTCGCGCGCCGCGAGGTGCAAGCCTTCTCGCGCTGCCTCCATTTCGGTTTCGCCGCCGCGCGCATGGCGTGGGAGGACGCGCGCGCCACGGATGCGCTCGACCGCGATCGCGTCGGAGTATGCATGGGGAGCGCGGTGGGCGCGATCAGCCGGAACATCACCGACGGGCTGACGTTCGACGAGCGGGGCATCGAGCGCGTGCATCCGATGTGTCCGTTGCAGTATCCGGGAAGCCTGCCCGCCGAGGTGGCGATCGCGCTCGGGTTGCGCGGGCCCACGTACGCGATCTCGACGGCCTGCACCGCCGGCGCGGACGCGGCGGGTCTCGCGCTCGGGCTCATCGCCTCCGGCATGCTCGATGCCGCGATCGTCGGCGGGAGCGATGCACCGATCTTTCCGCTGCTCTTTCACTCGTTCGATCGCTTGCAGGTCGTGTCGCGCTTGAACGATCCGCCCGAGCGGGCGTCGCGTCCCTTTTCGCGTGACCGCTGCGGGTTCGTGTTGTCGGAGGGAGCGGGCGCCGTGGTGCTCGAGGCGGAGGAGGTCGCCCGTGAGCGGGGCGCGCGCGTGTACGCGGAGCTCGCCGGGTTCGGCGCGAGCTCCGACGCGCACCATCACCTGCATCCGGCGCCGGACGGCCGTCAGGGCGCGCGCGCGATCGAGCAGGCATTGCGGTACGCCGGCGTCGGTGCCGACGAGATCGACTACGTCAACGCCCACGGGACCGGCACCGTCAAGAACGACGTCGTGGAGACGTCGATCCTGAAGCAGGCGTTGGGCGAGCACGCCTATCGCCTCCCCGTGAGCTCGTCGAAGTCGATGCTCGGCCACATGATCGGGGCCGCCGCCGCGGTCGAGCTCATCATCTCGACGTTGAGCATCCACGCGGCGATCGTGCCGCCCACCATCAACGTCGTCGAGCCGGATCCCGAGTGCGATCTCGACTACGTGACCGACGGCGCCCGCGCCCTCGCTCCACGCGTGGTCCTGTCGCCGTCGTTCGGATTCGGATCCAGAAACGCCGCCCTCGTGGTGCGGAGGTACGAGACTGGAGGACACCGTCGTGGACAGCCTGAGTCGTAA
- a CDS encoding acyl carrier protein has translation MDSLSRKVRDIIAIELQLDVRKVVPDARLRQDLGMDSVAALNILFAAEETFGIDAIDVTELASVSTVADVETLVRQLVGLLRAS, from the coding sequence GTGGACAGCCTGAGTCGTAAGGTTCGAGACATCATCGCCATCGAGCTCCAGCTCGATGTACGGAAGGTCGTACCCGACGCGCGGCTGCGTCAGGATCTCGGGATGGATTCCGTGGCGGCGCTCAACATCCTGTTCGCGGCCGAGGAGACCTTCGGAATCGATGCGATCGATGTGACCGAGCTGGCTTCGGTATCGACGGTCGCCGACGTCGAGACGTTGGTGCGGCAGCTCGTCGGACTGCTGCGCGCGTCCTGA
- a CDS encoding histidine phosphatase family protein — protein sequence MAGPPHLLMLLRHAIAEDRSDSGRDRDRRLTGEGKRKLRDVVAGMRALDLPVERVVSSPLERARETAEIVAEGYGLDDGVDVSPALAPGAGPDAVLAALAEVGRPSGVVLVGHEPDLAALASTLLTGSPGLVGMGFRKAGLAGIVVATLPPRSAGALEFFLTPGQLRRIGRGG from the coding sequence ATGGCGGGACCCCCGCATCTCCTCATGCTCTTGCGGCACGCGATCGCGGAGGATCGCAGCGACAGCGGTCGCGATCGGGATCGTCGGCTGACCGGCGAGGGCAAGCGCAAGCTCCGCGACGTGGTCGCGGGCATGCGGGCGCTCGACCTGCCGGTGGAGCGCGTGGTGTCGAGCCCGCTCGAGCGCGCGCGCGAGACCGCCGAGATCGTCGCCGAGGGCTACGGACTCGACGACGGCGTCGACGTGTCGCCCGCGCTCGCGCCCGGCGCCGGTCCCGACGCCGTGCTCGCCGCGCTCGCCGAGGTCGGACGGCCGAGCGGTGTGGTGCTGGTGGGACACGAGCCCGACCTGGCCGCTCTCGCGTCGACGCTCCTCACCGGTAGCCCGGGGCTGGTGGGCATGGGATTTCGCAAGGCCGGGCTCGCCGGCATCGTCGTCGCGACGCTGCCGCCGCGCAGCGCGGGCGCGCTCGAGTTCTTCCTGACGCCCGGACAGCTCCGGCGCATCGGCCGCGGCGGCTGA
- a CDS encoding HAMP domain-containing histidine kinase → MGLDASTAALNLRHRYIEGLLTRAVGALVFASFFAAAAYFNVGLSWDQSAPVVVILSAMALINIPYWFLGRRTGFSLSYFYLHWAFDLVAITGSIYFLGGIDVPLVQFTYMTIILTAAIFVSQRASFRLATGATIAYGLLGLAEIQGWLPQRAGIWHHHYAPTLRVFIVGISGVTFFVFAYLAGTLSELLRRANEELAATKGIVEEQNRSLEQRVHERTRELESRTLELQERTAELEELVHIVTHDLQNVAVASTETIRKLLELDGASFSPRGQRYVERLQRDCRLMATMLRNLLEVVTQSEVAERREFVNVQAVVQEAVARAHAVVESKRIDVRVGDLPPLLAEEQKMYHVFENLVSNACKYVGDKPNPTVEVGGVVRGASIEYFVRDNGVGIEPSQMGRIFQLYHRAPNQTVAGIVQQGHGIGLAVVKRIVQRYGGRIWVESVLGEGATFRLSFPREMQHIEEEVRDSA, encoded by the coding sequence ATGGGTCTCGACGCGTCTACGGCGGCTCTGAATCTACGTCACAGGTACATCGAGGGGCTGCTGACGCGTGCGGTTGGCGCGCTCGTGTTCGCGTCGTTCTTCGCCGCCGCCGCGTATTTCAACGTCGGGCTCTCGTGGGACCAGAGCGCCCCCGTGGTCGTGATTCTCTCGGCCATGGCGCTGATCAACATTCCGTACTGGTTCCTCGGTCGTAGGACGGGCTTCTCGCTCTCGTACTTCTATCTCCACTGGGCGTTCGATCTCGTCGCGATCACCGGCAGCATCTACTTCCTCGGCGGCATCGACGTGCCGCTCGTGCAGTTCACCTACATGACGATCATCTTGACCGCTGCGATCTTCGTGTCGCAGCGCGCATCCTTCCGGCTGGCGACCGGTGCCACCATCGCCTACGGCCTGCTCGGCCTCGCGGAGATCCAGGGGTGGCTGCCGCAACGGGCCGGCATTTGGCATCACCATTACGCGCCGACCCTGCGGGTGTTCATCGTCGGCATATCGGGCGTCACGTTCTTCGTCTTCGCGTATCTCGCGGGGACGCTCTCGGAGCTCCTGCGGCGCGCGAACGAGGAGCTGGCGGCGACCAAGGGCATCGTCGAAGAGCAGAATCGGTCGCTCGAGCAACGCGTTCACGAACGAACGCGCGAGCTCGAGTCGCGTACGCTCGAGTTGCAGGAACGCACTGCCGAGCTCGAGGAGCTCGTGCACATCGTGACCCACGACCTCCAGAACGTCGCGGTGGCGAGCACGGAAACGATCCGCAAGCTGCTCGAGCTCGACGGCGCGAGTTTCTCGCCCCGCGGCCAGAGGTACGTGGAGCGGCTCCAGCGCGATTGCCGCTTGATGGCGACGATGCTGCGGAACCTCCTCGAGGTCGTCACTCAATCGGAAGTCGCCGAGCGGCGGGAGTTCGTGAACGTGCAGGCCGTGGTTCAGGAAGCCGTTGCCCGGGCGCATGCCGTCGTCGAGAGCAAGCGAATCGACGTTCGGGTCGGAGACCTGCCGCCGCTGCTGGCGGAAGAGCAGAAGATGTACCATGTGTTCGAGAACCTCGTGTCGAACGCGTGCAAGTACGTGGGTGACAAGCCGAACCCGACCGTGGAGGTGGGGGGAGTCGTCCGCGGCGCCAGCATCGAGTACTTCGTGCGCGACAACGGCGTTGGTATCGAGCCGTCGCAGATGGGCCGGATCTTTCAGTTGTATCACCGCGCGCCCAATCAGACGGTGGCCGGCATCGTGCAGCAAGGGCACGGCATCGGCCTCGCCGTCGTGAAGCGGATCGTTCAGCGCTACGGGGGACGGATCTGGGTGGAGTCCGTCTTGGGGGAAGGGGCGACCTTCCGGTTGAGCTTTCCGCGTGAGATGCAACACATCGAAGAGGAAGTGAGGGACAGCGCATGA